A single region of the Oleispira antarctica RB-8 genome encodes:
- the purH gene encoding Bifunctional phosphoribosylaminoimidazolecarboxamide formyltransferase/IMP cyclohydrolase, with protein MSILSSVDAPIVSITPVRRALISVSDKTGIVEFARALSANGTELLSTGGTYKLLIAEGIPATEVSDYTGFPEMMDGRVKTLHPKIHGGVLGRRGIDDDVMAEHGINPIDLVIVNLYPFAAAVAKPGCTLADAIENIDIGGPTMVRSAAKNNAHVGIVVKADDYNSILAEIAEHKGLTTKTRFDLALKAFEHTSQYDGMIANYLGTINLEAETLGTEDRINFPRTFNSQFTKAQDMRYGENPHQKAAFYIDEDATEASVATAKQLQGKELSFNNVADTDSALECVKSFVKPACVIVKHANPCGVAVSLDGIGEAYELAYATDTESAFGGIIAFNRELDGATAQKIVDRQFVEVIIAPKISAEAIAIVAAKKNVRLLECGEWDTNNRVQDFDLKRVNGGLLVQDRDQGMITKDDLKVVTKRQPTEAELDDLIFAWKVAKYVKSNAIVYAKGRQTIGVGAGQMSRINSARIAGIKAEHAGLQVEGSVMASDAFFPFRDGLDNAAANGIKAVIQPGGSMRDEEVIAAADEAGIAMVFTSMRHFRH; from the coding sequence ATGAGCATACTTAGTTCTGTCGACGCCCCTATTGTTAGCATCACGCCTGTACGTCGCGCTTTAATCAGCGTATCGGATAAAACAGGCATTGTTGAATTCGCCCGCGCCCTAAGTGCAAATGGCACTGAGCTACTGTCTACTGGCGGTACTTATAAGTTACTGATTGCAGAGGGTATTCCTGCAACAGAAGTATCGGATTACACCGGTTTCCCAGAAATGATGGATGGACGTGTTAAGACATTACACCCTAAGATTCATGGCGGTGTTTTGGGTCGTCGCGGAATCGATGATGACGTCATGGCAGAACACGGCATCAACCCAATCGATTTAGTGATTGTAAATCTATATCCATTTGCGGCAGCCGTTGCTAAACCAGGTTGTACGTTGGCAGATGCGATTGAGAATATCGATATCGGCGGTCCTACTATGGTTCGCTCTGCGGCTAAGAACAATGCACACGTAGGCATCGTGGTTAAAGCCGATGATTACAACAGTATTTTAGCTGAAATCGCTGAACACAAAGGCCTTACCACTAAGACCCGTTTTGATCTTGCGCTAAAAGCCTTTGAACATACGTCGCAGTACGACGGCATGATTGCTAATTACCTAGGTACGATTAACCTAGAAGCTGAAACGCTAGGTACTGAAGACCGCATTAACTTCCCACGCACCTTCAATAGCCAGTTCACCAAAGCGCAGGACATGCGTTATGGCGAAAATCCACATCAGAAAGCGGCGTTCTATATTGATGAAGATGCAACTGAAGCCTCAGTTGCAACCGCTAAACAGTTGCAAGGCAAAGAGCTTTCGTTCAACAACGTTGCCGATACAGACTCTGCCCTTGAATGTGTTAAATCCTTCGTTAAGCCAGCGTGCGTAATCGTTAAGCACGCAAACCCATGTGGTGTTGCAGTATCGCTAGACGGTATTGGCGAAGCATATGAACTTGCTTATGCAACCGATACCGAATCTGCGTTTGGCGGCATCATTGCTTTCAACCGTGAACTAGACGGCGCAACGGCTCAGAAAATTGTTGATCGTCAATTCGTTGAAGTGATCATTGCGCCTAAAATTAGCGCTGAAGCGATTGCTATTGTGGCTGCTAAAAAGAACGTTCGTCTATTAGAATGTGGCGAATGGGATACCAACAATCGTGTACAAGATTTTGATCTTAAACGTGTAAACGGTGGCTTATTAGTACAAGACCGTGACCAAGGTATGATCACTAAAGACGACCTTAAGGTGGTTACTAAGCGTCAGCCGACTGAAGCTGAGCTAGACGATTTAATCTTCGCTTGGAAAGTTGCCAAGTACGTTAAGTCTAACGCTATCGTTTACGCTAAAGGTCGTCAGACTATTGGTGTTGGTGCAGGCCAGATGAGCCGTATTAACTCAGCGCGTATCGCGGGCATTAAAGCCGAGCATGCGGGTCTTCAGGTTGAAGGTTCTGTTATGGCATCGGATGCGTTCTTCCCATTCCGTGATGGTTTGGATAACGCTGCCGCGAATGGTATTAAGGCCGTGATTCAGCCTGGGGGATCGATGCGTGATGAAGAAGTAATTGCCGCAGCCGACGAAGCTGGCATTGCGATGGTATTTACTTCCATGCGTCACTTCCGTCATTGA
- a CDS encoding putative signal transduction histidine kinase, whose protein sequence is MNIKRFLLLSLLWMATAIPALLLSATSQAVPAIMLPDSSFDLQITPYLSILEDEHSQLTIDDILTPEAQLKFTPSHSDNLRFSLSDSSYWLRFSITNPYSEDQNLVLSISNNRLENIEFYEYKAGQLNHQSSGGLTKNKAQGSHRQAYPFLIEVQAKKNQTYFIKIHSKTAINTLLRLQSNDQFLQSQQFDFSILGMALGWVVATAAFFIFIWYFYRFHIALISALYCSSIFIFIPAWLGQWATWFPQSQAWKSEIILISVMISAILQTLLTIKLNWNSDKVLRALNGIVLMNCAAMLSYLFLPSGTMTLLMLATIIITNISLASILLFAKSENERAQFFLLLGHVIVACGILLSVLTTHNLLAFDFINNWAGIILPLAMISCTVFANLSIIEQYREKRDQQMNSSDVILPELLAKLGHEFRTPINGVMGMSELLSDTHLTHTQRDYLETISLAGRDLLHLVSEMSDFAKLQSGRINLDHRAFDLTNCLSQCMNRYQQEANRKQIELVLDIADDISPRLLGDKNRLQTIITNLIAQSLRHTESGELELKVFRVGLNNHDGIFFQVQLSGSLIEHDELRRLFRTMAGPQEQFAHVNLDQGLGLIIVKRLVSLMEGSIEVETLTHHGCSITLFLPIKQELSERVEEDADLLSGQRILIVDDNSTFRGVIEKQVKRWGMRADSTYSGKEALALMRNKANLGEPYDYIVIDHDMPIMNGIQLTERLMADNDIEPKPMRIMLTGLGIGSANQEAKEAGIQKIVNKPVSGRHLKEVLLEFHKLIKPLIMK, encoded by the coding sequence ATGAATATTAAAAGATTTCTTTTACTGAGTTTGTTATGGATGGCCACGGCTATACCGGCATTATTATTGAGCGCGACCAGTCAGGCAGTACCCGCTATTATGCTGCCTGATTCTTCTTTTGATTTGCAGATCACACCGTATCTATCCATTCTTGAAGACGAGCATAGCCAGTTAACTATCGACGATATTTTAACGCCAGAGGCTCAACTTAAGTTCACGCCAAGTCATAGCGACAACTTACGCTTTAGCTTATCAGATTCTAGCTATTGGCTACGTTTTAGCATTACTAACCCTTACTCAGAAGATCAAAATCTTGTACTCAGCATTAGTAATAATCGCTTAGAAAATATTGAGTTTTACGAATATAAAGCAGGCCAATTAAATCATCAAAGCTCTGGCGGTTTAACCAAAAACAAAGCTCAAGGCAGTCACCGCCAAGCCTATCCTTTTTTAATCGAGGTACAGGCAAAAAAGAATCAAACCTACTTCATAAAGATTCATTCTAAAACAGCGATTAATACGTTATTGCGCTTGCAGTCGAATGATCAATTTTTACAAAGCCAGCAGTTTGATTTCTCTATCCTTGGAATGGCACTGGGCTGGGTCGTTGCAACGGCGGCTTTCTTTATATTTATATGGTATTTCTACCGCTTTCACATTGCCCTCATCTCGGCTCTTTATTGCAGCAGTATTTTCATTTTTATTCCCGCTTGGCTAGGTCAGTGGGCAACATGGTTTCCGCAAAGCCAAGCATGGAAAAGTGAAATCATCCTTATTAGTGTAATGATTTCTGCAATATTACAGACCCTACTCACCATAAAACTCAACTGGAATTCTGACAAAGTTCTACGCGCACTCAATGGCATTGTATTAATGAATTGTGCAGCGATGCTGAGCTATTTATTTCTGCCCTCTGGCACGATGACCCTGCTAATGCTTGCCACGATCATTATTACCAATATTTCTCTTGCAAGCATATTGCTGTTTGCTAAAAGTGAAAATGAACGAGCACAGTTCTTTTTATTACTGGGCCACGTTATTGTTGCTTGTGGAATATTACTCAGTGTTCTCACAACCCATAATCTTTTAGCGTTCGATTTTATTAATAACTGGGCAGGTATTATTTTACCCTTGGCCATGATCAGCTGTACTGTATTTGCCAACCTAAGCATCATCGAACAGTACCGTGAAAAGCGTGATCAACAAATGAATAGCAGTGATGTTATTTTGCCCGAATTATTAGCCAAGCTAGGCCACGAGTTTCGCACTCCCATTAACGGAGTAATGGGGATGAGCGAATTATTATCCGATACGCACTTAACCCATACTCAACGCGATTATTTAGAAACTATAAGCCTTGCGGGTCGAGATTTACTGCACCTTGTTAGCGAAATGTCAGACTTTGCCAAGCTGCAAAGCGGACGCATTAATCTTGACCACCGCGCTTTTGATTTAACTAATTGCTTATCACAGTGTATGAATCGCTATCAGCAAGAAGCCAATCGGAAGCAGATTGAATTAGTACTCGATATTGCCGACGATATTTCACCGCGCTTGCTGGGCGATAAAAACCGGCTGCAAACGATTATTACGAACTTGATTGCGCAATCACTTCGCCATACTGAGAGTGGCGAGTTAGAGCTAAAAGTATTCCGTGTTGGTTTAAACAATCACGATGGTATATTTTTTCAAGTTCAATTGTCAGGCAGTCTTATTGAACATGACGAGCTGCGTCGTTTATTCCGCACCATGGCAGGCCCTCAAGAGCAATTTGCCCATGTTAATCTTGATCAGGGTTTGGGATTAATTATTGTTAAGCGCTTAGTAAGCTTGATGGAAGGATCTATCGAGGTTGAGACTCTCACTCACCATGGCTGTTCTATTACGCTCTTCCTGCCAATCAAACAAGAGCTTAGTGAAAGAGTTGAGGAGGACGCTGACTTACTGTCTGGCCAGCGAATTTTGATCGTTGATGATAACAGTACCTTCCGCGGTGTAATTGAAAAGCAAGTAAAACGCTGGGGCATGCGCGCAGACAGTACTTATAGTGGTAAAGAAGCGCTGGCCTTAATGCGCAATAAAGCCAACCTTGGCGAGCCTTACGATTATATTGTGATCGATCACGACATGCCGATTATGAATGGCATTCAGCTGACTGAACGCTTGATGGCTGATAATGATATTGAGCCAAAGCCAATGCGTATTATGCTCACAGGCCTAGGCATAGGTAGCGCTAACCAAGAAGCGAAAGAGGCAGGTATTCAAAAGATTGTTAACAAGCCAGTGAGTGGCCGTCATTTGAAAGAAGTACTCTTAGAGTTTCATAAGCTGATTAAGCCACTAATAATGAAATAA
- a CDS encoding Dihydrouridine synthase family protein codes for MLMIGPYQLPNPVVLAPMAGVTDLPFRQLCRRLGAGLVVGEMVSSNPELRNTRKSQLRLNHDGEPEPIAVQIAGGDPESMAAAAIFNVGNGAQIIDINMGCPAKKVCNKAAGSALMKDEVLVSEILHAVVEAVDVPVSLKMRTGWAPEHKNAPKIAEIAEQAGIVSLAVHGRTRDCGYSGDVEYHTIREIKQQVSIPVFANGDITSAIKAAEVMDFTGADGVLIGRAAQGQPWIFQQVAHYLATGELLAAPDWSEIETILLEHIAGLYTFYGDYLGVRIARKHVSWYLQTHSEGLAFRKNFNRLESSAEQVQAIRLFFKDKILNKGIAA; via the coding sequence ATGTTAATGATTGGTCCTTATCAACTGCCAAACCCCGTGGTGCTTGCACCTATGGCAGGGGTGACCGACCTTCCCTTTAGGCAATTATGCCGACGCTTGGGTGCTGGTTTGGTGGTAGGCGAAATGGTTTCGAGTAATCCTGAGCTGAGAAATACACGAAAGTCACAGCTTCGTTTGAACCATGACGGAGAGCCTGAGCCGATTGCCGTGCAGATTGCCGGTGGTGACCCAGAATCTATGGCCGCCGCCGCAATATTTAATGTAGGTAACGGTGCTCAGATCATCGACATCAACATGGGATGTCCCGCAAAAAAAGTGTGCAATAAAGCCGCGGGTTCTGCGCTGATGAAAGACGAAGTGTTGGTCAGTGAAATATTGCATGCGGTGGTTGAAGCAGTCGATGTACCCGTAAGTTTAAAGATGCGCACGGGCTGGGCCCCTGAGCATAAGAATGCACCCAAAATCGCAGAAATCGCAGAACAGGCGGGTATTGTCTCTTTAGCGGTTCACGGGCGAACCCGTGACTGTGGTTATAGTGGTGACGTTGAATACCATACCATTCGTGAGATTAAGCAACAGGTCAGTATTCCGGTGTTTGCTAACGGTGATATCACCAGCGCAATAAAAGCCGCTGAAGTAATGGATTTTACCGGCGCTGATGGCGTCTTAATTGGCCGCGCGGCGCAAGGTCAGCCGTGGATTTTTCAGCAAGTTGCACATTATTTAGCAACCGGAGAGCTGCTTGCAGCCCCAGACTGGTCTGAAATCGAAACTATACTGCTCGAACATATTGCAGGACTCTACACCTTTTACGGTGATTATTTAGGCGTGCGTATCGCACGCAAGCACGTGAGCTGGTACTTACAGACTCATAGCGAAGGCCTAGCCTTTCGCAAAAATTTTAATCGTCTGGAAAGCTCAGCGGAGCAAGTTCAGGCGATTCGATTATTTTTCAAGGATAAAATACTTAATAAAGGAATAGCGGCATGA
- the coq7 gene encoding 2-nonaprenyl-3-methyl-6-methoxy-1,4-benzoquinol hydroxylase codes for MRHLSPFDKFIQNADLALRTLIPGAANQQRPSPAQASADISDSQYELDDKERKHAAGLMRINHTGEVCAQALYQGQALTAKLPEVREAMDEAAAEEIDHLVWCEDRITQLGSHTSVLNPAFYGLSFGIGALAGAISDKVSLGFVAETERQVCKHLSEHMTSLPTQDTKSKAILLQMLDDEAKHATAAIDAGGYEFPLPIRFAMTGLSKIMTKSVYKI; via the coding sequence ATGCGTCATTTATCACCATTCGACAAATTTATTCAAAATGCAGATCTAGCATTGCGCACATTAATTCCAGGCGCCGCTAATCAGCAGCGTCCTTCTCCAGCCCAAGCCTCTGCAGATATTTCTGACAGCCAGTACGAGCTGGATGATAAAGAACGCAAGCACGCGGCGGGCTTAATGCGTATTAATCATACCGGCGAAGTCTGCGCTCAGGCGCTTTATCAAGGCCAAGCCTTAACGGCTAAATTGCCTGAAGTACGTGAAGCGATGGATGAAGCCGCCGCGGAAGAGATTGATCACCTGGTTTGGTGTGAAGATCGTATTACTCAGCTAGGCAGCCATACCAGTGTATTGAATCCGGCATTTTATGGGTTATCGTTTGGCATTGGTGCACTGGCAGGCGCAATCAGCGATAAAGTGAGCTTGGGATTTGTGGCCGAAACTGAACGCCAAGTGTGTAAGCATTTAAGCGAGCACATGACGTCTCTGCCGACTCAAGATACCAAGAGCAAAGCGATCTTGTTGCAGATGCTAGATGATGAAGCAAAGCACGCTACCGCTGCGATTGATGCTGGCGGTTATGAGTTCCCGCTACCCATTCGTTTTGCTATGACGGGTTTGAGTAAGATTATGACGAAGAGCGTTTATAAAATATAA
- a CDS encoding Factor for inversion stimulation Fis, transcriptional activator: protein MNTESLLRKVDTVTEASHTPAQDSSFDANTQTLRDSVERALQNYFDNLDGQPVSDVYNMVLSEVEAPLLETVMKYTRDNQTKASTVLGLNRGTLRKKLKQYGML, encoded by the coding sequence ATGAACACAGAATCATTATTAAGGAAGGTTGATACAGTGACCGAAGCGTCTCATACCCCAGCACAAGATTCATCTTTTGATGCCAATACTCAAACACTACGCGATAGTGTTGAGCGTGCGTTACAAAATTACTTTGACAACCTAGACGGTCAGCCAGTATCCGATGTTTACAACATGGTACTGTCAGAAGTTGAAGCTCCCCTACTTGAAACGGTTATGAAGTATACCCGCGATAATCAAACCAAGGCCTCCACGGTTTTGGGCTTGAATCGCGGGACACTGCGGAAAAAGCTGAAGCAGTACGGAATGCTTTAA
- the ilvH gene encoding Acetolactate synthase, small subunit (ALS_ss_C), translating to MSLPQRHIISILLENEPGALSRVVGLFAQRGYNIETLTVAPTEDETLSRLTMTTIGNDSKVEQITKQLNRLIEVVKLVNLTEGPHIERELMLIKVKAVGAQRAEIKRTADVFRGQVVDISSSVYTVQLTGTTDKLAAFIEAIGPSCVLETVRTGVSGISRGEKVLSL from the coding sequence ATGAGTCTGCCACAACGTCACATTATTTCTATTTTGTTGGAGAATGAACCTGGTGCTTTGTCTCGTGTTGTTGGCTTGTTTGCTCAGCGCGGTTACAACATTGAAACTTTAACGGTTGCACCGACTGAAGATGAAACTTTGTCTCGCCTTACCATGACGACGATTGGTAATGATAGCAAGGTTGAGCAAATCACTAAGCAGCTAAACCGCCTTATCGAAGTGGTTAAGTTGGTTAATTTAACAGAAGGCCCGCACATTGAACGCGAGCTTATGCTGATTAAAGTGAAAGCGGTTGGCGCTCAGCGTGCTGAAATCAAACGTACTGCGGATGTGTTTCGTGGTCAGGTAGTTGATATCAGCAGCAGTGTGTATACGGTTCAATTAACCGGCACCACTGATAAGTTGGCGGCGTTTATTGAAGCCATCGGCCCAAGCTGTGTATTAGAAACTGTGCGTACCGGTGTTTCTGGTATTTCGCGCGGCGAGAAAGTGCTTAGCTTGTAG
- the ilvB gene encoding Acetolactate synthase III, large subunit yields the protein MELLSGGDMLVRALHDAGVEYIYGYPGGSLLHVYDAVYKQSHVKHVLVRHEQAAAHMADGFARATGKAGVVMVTSGPGATNTITGIATAQTDSIPMVVICGQVMSHLIGDDAFQETDMLGISRPIVKHSFRVTDPVDIPEIIAKAFHIAETGRPGPVVIDLPKDMTMPNERFEYNYPKKVKIRSYAPPQRGHSGQIKKAVDMIFEAKRPIIYSGGGVILDRSSDKLRELVDVLGFPVTSTLMGLGAFPGTDERFLGMLGMHGTYEANVTMHHADLIIAIGARFDDRVTNATKKFCPDAKIIHIDIDPSSISKTITADVPIVGPVGSVLDDMLALIKSSDSNIDAEALASWWKQINDWRPRHGMRYDKNDDGLMKPQEVIEAMYEATEGKAFVTSDVGQHQMFAAQYYKFDEPNKWINSGGLGTMGFGFPAAMGIKMNFPEDKVVCVTGEGSIQMNIQELSTCLQYGIPVKILCLNNGSLGMVRQWQDMNYEGRHSNSYMESLPDFVKLVEAYGHVGICVTHRDELPQALEDTFNKYNDRLVFLDVKVDEKEHVYPMQVPLGSMRDMWLNKTERT from the coding sequence GTGGAATTACTTTCCGGCGGTGACATGCTAGTACGTGCTTTGCACGATGCTGGCGTGGAGTATATTTATGGCTACCCAGGTGGCTCTTTATTGCACGTATATGATGCAGTTTATAAACAGAGCCACGTTAAGCATGTACTCGTCCGCCACGAGCAAGCAGCGGCGCACATGGCTGACGGTTTTGCTCGTGCAACGGGTAAAGCAGGTGTGGTCATGGTGACTTCAGGTCCTGGCGCAACCAATACTATTACCGGTATTGCGACGGCTCAGACTGACTCGATTCCTATGGTTGTGATCTGTGGACAGGTTATGTCTCACCTTATTGGTGATGATGCCTTCCAAGAAACTGACATGTTGGGTATTTCTCGTCCGATTGTTAAGCACAGTTTCCGCGTAACTGATCCTGTGGATATTCCAGAGATCATCGCTAAAGCATTCCACATTGCTGAAACAGGTCGTCCTGGCCCGGTTGTTATCGATTTACCAAAAGATATGACCATGCCAAACGAGCGCTTCGAATATAACTATCCGAAGAAAGTTAAGATTCGCTCTTATGCTCCGCCTCAGCGTGGACATTCTGGCCAGATCAAAAAAGCCGTTGATATGATTTTTGAAGCCAAGCGCCCAATTATCTATTCCGGTGGTGGTGTTATTCTGGATAGAAGTTCAGATAAACTACGTGAATTGGTCGATGTATTAGGCTTTCCTGTGACCAGTACGTTAATGGGCTTGGGTGCTTTCCCAGGAACTGATGAACGTTTCTTGGGTATGTTGGGTATGCACGGTACGTACGAAGCAAACGTAACGATGCACCATGCTGATTTAATCATCGCAATTGGCGCTCGTTTTGACGACCGCGTAACGAATGCGACGAAAAAATTCTGCCCAGATGCGAAAATTATTCATATTGATATTGATCCTTCTTCAATCTCTAAAACGATTACCGCTGATGTGCCGATTGTTGGCCCTGTAGGTTCGGTTCTAGATGATATGTTGGCGCTGATCAAAAGCAGTGATAGTAATATTGATGCAGAAGCATTAGCCAGCTGGTGGAAGCAAATCAATGACTGGCGTCCTCGTCACGGCATGCGCTATGACAAGAACGACGATGGCCTAATGAAGCCACAAGAAGTGATTGAAGCTATGTACGAAGCGACCGAAGGCAAAGCCTTCGTTACTTCAGACGTAGGTCAGCACCAGATGTTTGCCGCGCAATACTACAAGTTTGATGAACCTAATAAGTGGATCAACTCAGGTGGTTTAGGCACCATGGGTTTTGGCTTTCCAGCCGCTATGGGTATTAAGATGAACTTCCCTGAAGACAAGGTTGTTTGTGTTACCGGTGAAGGTTCGATCCAGATGAACATTCAGGAATTATCGACCTGCTTGCAGTACGGTATTCCGGTGAAAATCTTGTGTTTGAATAATGGTTCTTTAGGCATGGTTCGCCAGTGGCAAGACATGAATTACGAAGGACGTCATTCAAACTCTTATATGGAATCGCTACCTGATTTTGTTAAGTTGGTTGAAGCTTATGGGCATGTGGGAATTTGTGTTACTCATCGTGATGAGTTGCCACAGGCATTAGAAGATACGTTTAATAAGTACAACGATCGTTTGGTTTTCTTAGACGTTAAAGTTGATGAAAAAGAACACGTATATCCTATGCAGGTGCCTTTGGGCTCTATGCGCGATATGTGGTTGAACAAAACGGAGCGCACATAA
- the purD gene encoding Phosphoribosylamine-glycine ligase translates to MKVLIIGSGGREHALGWKAVQADNVEKVFIAPGNAGSAAEAGLENVAIDVLDFEGLAAFVEENDIALTIVGPEAPLVEGVVDFFAARGLKAFGPSKGAAQLEGSKAFTKDFLARHNIPSGFYENFTEVEPALAYINKIGAPIVVKADGLAAGKGVIVAETIAQAEEAVTDMLSGNAFGEAGCRVVIEEFLAGEEASFIVMVDGKNVLAMATSQDHKRVGDGDTGPNTGGMGAYSPAPVVTPEIHDRIMKEVIMPTVEGMAKEGNDYTGFLYAGLMIDADGTPKVIEYNCRFGDPETQPIMMRMQSDLVDLCLAAMDGKLDQKDTKWDPRPAVGIVLAAGGYPASYGKGDIISLPSDEGIDSKIFHAGTSNNAEGDIVTAGGRVLCATALGNSVTEAQQHAYTLAEKVSWNGMFMRSDIAYRAIAREQSE, encoded by the coding sequence GTGAAGGTATTAATAATTGGTTCTGGCGGTCGTGAGCATGCTCTAGGCTGGAAAGCGGTTCAAGCAGACAACGTTGAAAAAGTATTCATCGCACCCGGTAACGCAGGTTCTGCAGCTGAAGCAGGCCTTGAAAACGTAGCCATCGATGTTTTAGATTTCGAAGGTCTTGCGGCATTTGTTGAAGAAAATGATATTGCGCTAACCATCGTTGGCCCTGAAGCGCCGTTAGTTGAAGGCGTGGTTGATTTCTTCGCTGCTCGTGGTCTAAAAGCGTTCGGCCCTTCTAAAGGCGCTGCGCAATTAGAAGGCTCTAAAGCGTTCACAAAAGATTTCTTAGCACGTCACAATATCCCAAGTGGTTTCTACGAAAACTTCACCGAAGTTGAGCCTGCCCTGGCTTATATCAATAAAATTGGCGCACCGATTGTAGTTAAGGCCGATGGCCTTGCGGCAGGTAAAGGCGTGATCGTTGCAGAAACAATTGCACAAGCGGAAGAAGCAGTGACCGATATGCTTTCAGGCAACGCCTTTGGTGAAGCGGGTTGTCGTGTCGTCATCGAAGAGTTCTTAGCGGGCGAAGAAGCCAGCTTCATCGTTATGGTTGATGGCAAGAACGTTCTAGCCATGGCAACCAGCCAAGACCATAAACGTGTTGGCGATGGCGATACTGGCCCAAATACCGGCGGCATGGGTGCTTACTCTCCGGCGCCAGTCGTAACACCTGAAATTCATGATCGCATCATGAAAGAAGTGATTATGCCAACGGTTGAAGGCATGGCAAAAGAAGGTAACGATTACACCGGTTTCTTATACGCAGGTCTTATGATCGATGCAGACGGAACACCAAAGGTTATTGAATATAACTGTCGTTTTGGTGACCCTGAAACTCAGCCTATCATGATGCGCATGCAATCTGATTTAGTTGACCTTTGCCTTGCTGCGATGGATGGCAAGCTAGATCAAAAAGACACTAAGTGGGACCCTCGTCCTGCCGTGGGCATTGTGCTGGCGGCTGGCGGTTACCCCGCTTCTTATGGCAAAGGCGATATTATTTCTTTACCAAGCGATGAAGGTATCGATAGCAAAATATTCCACGCTGGCACCAGCAACAACGCAGAAGGTGATATTGTCACCGCTGGCGGTCGTGTACTATGTGCCACAGCCTTGGGTAACTCGGTTACAGAAGCTCAGCAACACGCTTATACCTTAGCGGAAAAAGTGAGCTGGAATGGTATGTTCATGCGCAGTGATATTGCGTATCGTGCCATCGCTCGCGAGCAGAGCGAATAG